The Anolis carolinensis isolate JA03-04 chromosome 2, rAnoCar3.1.pri, whole genome shotgun sequence genome contains the following window.
cacaggttgagaaccacagatctaTAATTTGTTGAATTGCTGCTCCTGAAAACctacaaaagagagagagagagagaaagagagagagagagagagagagatcaaattTGAAAATAGCAATTGCagtaaaaatgtgaataaaagtTACTGTTGTTGACTGCCATCAACTTGGGgtcatctatgctgtagaatgaatgcagtttggcatcactttaacttccatggcacaatgggttaaacccttgttaaaccctgctgacctgaaggttgggttgctgacttgaaggttgccggttcaaaacaaacccaaagagagtgcagatgagctccctctatcagctccagctccatgcaggaatctgagcgaagcctcccaccaggttggtaaaaacatcaaaatattagagcgtctcctgggcaacgtccttgtagacgcccaattctctcataccaaaaGAGACACgttgtttctcaagttgctcctggcacacaaaaaaaaaaccttccatggctcaacgctatggaattaatgggagctgtagtttcacaaggtatttagctttctctgccaaagaatgctgatgcttaaccaaactataactcccatgattccataacattgagcttgTTCCACAGCCTTGGGGGCAATACAGAAAAGACTCTGCTTGTGCAAGTTGGGGTCGAAGTAAGAACATCCTTTCACAGTGAAGGGGGGGTTTATTAGGAGGAATGTTCTGCTTCACATATAATGTGAATTCATTTGAGATGTCAACTCTAGCTGCAAGGTTACTGTAGTAGagaattttttaattaaaaaaaccgcAAATATGGGATATCAATCAGCCTTTATTTCTTAGCACTCTGCAGAATGGAGGAAGAAGCCCTTGGGGAAAAAATATCTAAAGTGCAATTTTTTCTAAAGTATAGCAATATGAACAAGAATGTGTAACCTTGAGTGTTTACATAAAAGCTCTGTTGATTGGTTGTGGgacaacaaccctatttttatACGTATTCATCTAGAAATCAAAATAAAAGtaggtatatattcttctttgtAATGAAAACCTTGTACTCATATTTATGTCTTTTTCTAATTAGGCTGTACCAGACTGAATTCATTATGAGTTCTTTCAGGCTCTTTGCTCATacatttttgcactttctttatTGCCTTGACCAATTGAGAAAACCGCTTTCTCTTTGGTTCTTACTTTGCCAAATGGGAACCTCATGGATCACCCAGTTTAGCCTTCTTTTtatcactggagcggtacctactgatctactcacatttgcatgtttttgaactgctaggttggcagagcctgtggctaacagagggagctcaccccgcttcccagatttgaaccactgacctttcagtcagcaagttccgcagctcagcagtttaacctgctgcgctgcCGGGGTTCCAGAATACTCTATAAACATGTTTCAAAGTAATCTTCATAAAACAACTCTAAAATACAATTTCAAGAGTTTTAAATGGACCATGTAGTTTTGGCTGCCTGATGAAAACTTTAAAAGAGCctgactttgggcccttccacacagccatataacccaaaatatcaaggcagataatccacaatatctgctttgaactgtattatccatgctgccatataatccagttcaatgtggattttatacagctgtgtggaaggggtcttccTTGGGTTGGGAGCCCCAGAATGGTGCTGCTGCTACAGATGAGGATCCTggagtaaagaaagaaagaaaaatccaaatTCCTAGGGAAGCTCTCATCAGGTCCCGTCTTTGTTACTTGCTGCTGGGCTCAGCTAACTTTGATAAGTACAGTAGTGTTCAATGTTCtagagccctttcacacagccacataatccagaatatcaaggccgaaTAACCCactatatctactttgaactgggttatgcgaatccacactgccatatatcccagttcaaagcagatattgtgggatgctattcagctgtgtggaagggcccagagagagTCCTGTTATGTGTACATAGCAATCTAACTTCACAAAGTATTTAAACACTCCTCTACAATCTCAATTTTTGGGCAGGCTCATGTGAGAGGAGGCAGTTCATTGAATATCCTGGCCCGAGCTCAAGGCAAGGTGCTGGTTTCTGAGCAAAACAACTTAATGTTTGCTTTAGTAAATCGAAACTAGCACCTTGTCTTGATATTGGAATGAAATTGGAATCCAACGCAGGTTTTGTAATACCAGTGTTATATGATCTCTAGATGCTTACATTTTTTTCCCAGGTGGCTCTTTCCAACCTGTTCCTGCCCAGCCGTCACAAGCCTCATTTGCTGAGGGGGCAACTGCCATCCTAAATTGCCCACTGGAGAAGGGCAAGATCCAAGACTACCATGTTTTCTGGTTCCAGCAAAAGCCCTCCGCTGCACCAGCTTGGGTGCTGAAACATGCCAATGACAATAGGATAGATCGAGGCTCTCAGTTTGACACTCGCTTTGTGCCCATCCGAGATGCTGGTGCCAATGCCTACGTGCTGCAGATCCAGGGAGTGCGCACAGAAGACAGTGCAATGTACTGGTGCGTAGCTGAAGGGAACTATTTCAGTACTTTCGTCTCAGGGAGTGGGACACAGCTCAGCATCAGAGGAGGTGAGTGACAATTATTACATTATAAATATTGAGATGATgtattatgacctgttaggatcataacctattggggattatgacctgttaggatcataacctattgggtagcagaatttcagaagtgttccttgagtttattgggtaatggaagatcactgggcacATAAGTATTGCTGTTTCTATTCGATGCTCTCAGCAGAAAAAGATTCAATCAGACctcttttaaaataacatatttgtttGACCCATGGGTAATCTTGGGCAGAtaaattctctcagcctcagagaaaagtaaatgataaacctcctctgaagaaatcttgccaggtAAATCACAGGAAATACTTGCCATAAATTAGAGTAAACTTGggcaggatctacactgtcctatatcccaggatcagatcccagattatctgctttgaactggattatatgatggtGTAgattatataattcagttcaaagcagataatgtggattatctgctttgataatctggattatatggcagtgtagaaggggcctgagtccacacttcaatataatccagttcaaagtagataatgtggagcAGTGTAGGGCACTGCTCTATATCGCagattctgatcccagattatttttttaTCCCTGATTatttggaagtgtagactcaggtaatccagttcaaatcagataacctgggatcagatcctgggattttgggcaatgtagatccagcctagatggggttttgaaggcacataacaagagaTGTGTGTTTGTGAGTGATTGGGAAGAATCTATGGTAACTGGCAGCCAAGGAGATATAAATATCTCAGAACAAAAACAGTTTGAACCATTTGGCTTGAATAGTTTTAAACGTCAGGCTCTCATTTTGGTCCCTCAGATTTACCAGACCAATTTTGCTGACAGATTTTACACTCAATCCTAATTGTTGCTGCTTAGTGTGAAGGAGGAACAAAAAGTCAAGAGATGGGAAATGGAGATCAGGTCACTTTAGCAAACGGTGGTCCATCCACACTATAGAAtcgtagcactatgattccactttaactgccattgctgcaTTTTTTTTAGAAATGCCCATTCTTCCCCTGCCAGtccaaaggagaaaaccatggtagttaaagtgaagtaATGCCATAGTACAATAGTAGTGTGAAAAGGCAGAAAACATAAAGAAAGACTATCAATTCCATTTCTGGTTTCCAAAAGCCAGAGTGCTTATGGCTCATATTACAAAAGCCATGCTTCAGTCAGCCACACGTGAATAGTATTGCAGGTAGCCATTTAGGCCAGCCAACTGTTCTCCTGTGTCCCTCCACATTTTGTCACAAAAATCTGGTCCCAGCACTGAATCCTAGGACAAGTAGAGCTCAAGAAGCCATAACATTATGGAGGGAATGGCAAAATTCATGGACCCAAAGTGATCCAATCACACCACCTTGCTTTCATTTTTATCAGGAGCATCGGTAAAGGCACCGGCATCAGTCACCCTCTTGTCCGATGTTTCCCAAACATCCAATGCTCCTACGGTCCATGCCTTGTGCGCAGTTGAGCAATTCTACCCAGGGATCCTGGAGATGAAATGGAGCGTGGCTGGAAAAGAGATCACTGAAGGAGTGACCCCTGGCCAAGTGATCTTGAACAAGGATGGCTCTTACAGCGCCCGCAGTATCCTGAACATCTCCCGAGACCTCCTCAACTCTGGAAAACCTGTCAAGTGCATCATACGCCATGAATCCTCAGGTGCGGAGCATGAACAGAGCCTGGAACAATGCCAGGGAGTGTAACCGGAACATATCTCATACCTTGAATTTTTGTCTATTTGAGACCCGCGCAGAACTGTATACCTTCACACCCTTATTACTTAATAAAGTTGCTTTCACATCACCATGGTGTTTGATTTCCATTATATGACAAATTCTGCACTGCCATGAATGGAAACTAGCTGGTTTTTACTTCTCAGAATGTGCCCTGTCAGTGACTAATTCCAATATTGCACGAGGAGGGTAAaatttggctctccagatgttgttgggtaaCTAGTCCTATAATCCCTGTGTCATTGAAAGATTAGGTCCAGGATACCTGTAGGCCAAATTTTCCTATCCTTGTGCTTTAGAGAATAGTAATGGTGCTTACCACGTTTAGTAGCTGAGtagggccctatctacactgccatatacaatccagattatctgttttgaattggattatatggcagtccagttcaaagcagatactgtggattatctgctttgataatctgaattatatggcagtgtagaaatggCCTCTAACCCTAGCGAAAGTggaaactctactgtaaatgttaaTCTAGATTCTAAAGCTAATTGTGTGCAATGGTTTGGGTGCTGGACCTGAACTCTGAGCATCCAGGaatcaaatccccattcagccatgaaaaccgactggggccccatctacactataaTATAAtctggtttctgaatccagattatctgctttgaactggattgtgtggcagtgtagactcatataattcagttcaaagcagataatctggattcagaaactgaaatatatggcagtgtagatcccacCTGGGTGActtccagaatttatttatttatttatttacagtatttatattccacccttctcaccccgaaggggactcagagcggatcacattatatacatatagggcaaacattcaatgcccatatacacagacagagacagatgcagaggcaatttaatgtcacactctttcagcctcagaggaaggcactggCAAATCTTCTGTGAAGAAATCTTTCTATGAAAACCCCATGGCAGGTTCACTTTAGGGCTGCcagaagttggaaacaactggaactggaatgtgtccagagaagggagactAAAACGATCAAGGATCTGGacaacaagtcctatgaggagcggcttaaagagctgggcatatttagcctatagaagagaaggctgagaggagacatgatggccatgtgaggggaagtcatagggaggagggaacaagcttgttttctgctgccctggagactaggacacaatggaacaatggctttaaactacaggaaaggaaattccacataaacattaggaagaacttcctaactgtgagagctgttcagcagtggaactctctatcctggactgtggtggaggctcattctttggaggcttttaagcagagattggatggccatctgtcgggggtgctttgaatgcaatttcctccttcttggcagggggttggactggatggcccgtgaggtctcttccaactctgtgattctattattctaactgTGGATGGCAAGCATAGGATGCTCTCATACCAGATCCGCATGCCTTGGGACAACCCAAAACAAGATCCCCTTagcttagctcaatgttggcatcatgaaaaatttggcaacaataagTCTGTTAGCAACAGCATGCAGTATTTATAGTGGATTCTGTAGAAAATGCTTTATCCAAACTATTATTTCACAATCTTCTTGGCCCAGGTGATGACATCTTCAATGTCAACAACAATAGTGTTGATCTCCATGAGGTAAGGAAAGCCACACTTGTTTGGGAAAACAGGCAGGGCAGATTGTTTCTTTCATGAGGTTGACATGGACACTCATCGGACACCTATTCACATTAAGGAGTGCCCCATGACCATGGCCTCCCACTAActcgggctggatctacactgacatataatccagattgccaaatcagataatccactttgaactggattatatgagtatatactgccatataatccagttcaaggcaatctggatgttatatgatagtgtagatccagactcaaTCTGTCATGTAGAAAGAGGACTA
Protein-coding sequences here:
- the LOC100558620 gene encoding T cell receptor alpha chain MC.7.G5 yields the protein MSSPTILLCLLLALSIRGGSFQPVPAQPSQASFAEGATAILNCPLEKGKIQDYHVFWFQQKPSAAPAWVLKHANDNRIDRGSQFDTRFVPIRDAGANAYVLQIQGVRTEDSAMYWCVAEGNYFSTFVSGSGTQLSIRGGASVKAPASVTLLSDVSQTSNAPTVHALCAVEQFYPGILEMKWSVAGKEITEGVTPGQVILNKDGSYSARSILNISRDLLNSGKPVKCIIRHESSGAEHEQSLEQCQGV